In Gimesia benthica, a single window of DNA contains:
- the atpG gene encoding ATP synthase F1 subunit gamma, with protein sequence MAKARAIVKRLKAVKNIRKITRTMELIATARFKKAMDRAAEAAAYTRKISELVADLSQANLEFHHPLLEKHETEKNSVLLVLTSNRGLCGGYNTGVLKLALKRYQELQSEGQNVRLEVSGKRGISFLKFQGVTADNSYTHFEDRPTFEEVDDLASRYITEYIEGKIDRLDVAYTEFISSSRQAAVVHSLLPIGALETSETESDEQYDYEFLPSAQEILEEIVPTAFKARLFKCFLDAAVSEQIARMVAMKGATENANEMVGTLSAQYNRARQTQITSEILEIIGGAAALE encoded by the coding sequence ATGGCCAAAGCACGTGCCATCGTCAAACGATTAAAGGCAGTTAAAAACATCCGTAAGATCACACGGACCATGGAATTGATCGCCACCGCGCGATTCAAGAAAGCCATGGACCGTGCTGCGGAAGCTGCTGCCTATACCCGCAAGATTTCCGAGCTCGTCGCCGATCTGTCCCAGGCAAATCTGGAATTCCACCATCCCCTGCTGGAAAAACATGAAACCGAAAAGAACTCGGTACTGCTCGTGCTGACATCCAACCGGGGATTGTGTGGCGGTTACAACACCGGCGTTTTGAAACTGGCACTCAAGCGTTACCAGGAACTGCAGAGCGAAGGACAGAATGTCCGTCTGGAAGTTTCCGGTAAGCGTGGTATCAGCTTTTTGAAGTTCCAGGGGGTTACGGCTGACAACAGCTACACGCACTTCGAAGATCGTCCGACCTTTGAAGAAGTAGACGATCTGGCCAGCCGTTACATCACGGAATACATCGAAGGCAAAATCGATCGACTCGACGTCGCCTACACCGAATTCATCTCGTCTTCCCGCCAGGCAGCGGTAGTGCACTCACTGCTGCCGATTGGTGCTCTGGAGACATCAGAGACTGAATCGGATGAACAATACGACTATGAATTCCTGCCTTCTGCTCAGGAAATCCTTGAGGAAATCGTTCCGACTGCATTTAAGGCCCGCCTGTTTAAGTGCTTCCTTGATGCCGCGGTGAGTGAGCAGATTGCCCGCATGGTCGCCATGAAAGGCGCCACGGAAAATGCGAATGAAATGGTGGGAACCCTGTCGGCTCAGTACAACCGGGCTCGACAGACCCAGATTACATCGGAAATCCTGGAAATCATCGGTGGGGCAGCAGCTCTCGAGTAA
- a CDS encoding AtpZ/AtpI family protein: protein MPQPDRRGRSAMVEAHQWVSRLTTVSLEMVLPAFLGYWLDKQWGTLPWLTAVGAVFGFIAGMMHLLQMAKEAEQKERKRKDRSTDKKNSNQRDDQSSATDS, encoded by the coding sequence ATGCCTCAACCGGACCGGCGCGGTCGTTCTGCAATGGTAGAAGCCCATCAATGGGTCAGCCGCCTGACAACAGTCAGTCTGGAAATGGTGCTACCTGCTTTTCTGGGTTATTGGCTCGACAAGCAGTGGGGGACACTACCCTGGCTGACCGCAGTTGGTGCAGTGTTTGGTTTTATAGCCGGGATGATGCATTTGCTGCAAATGGCTAAAGAAGCCGAGCAGAAGGAACGAAAAAGGAAAGATCGGTCAACCGACAAGAAGAATTCAAATCAGAGAGATGACCAATCGTCTGCAACAGACTCCTGA
- a CDS encoding DUF4912 domain-containing protein, whose product MSPAILKSLESQTRRDLAATAKSHGIAGWHGMRKQELVNAIAKIKMAKSKPKRKTTTASNKKSTSSSPTPSSTPNPAAVPAYPSQNSTTQTPSEQPARIQKLLKSNSQKPQSDRMLPTSESVETKLTAQVKDSHWLMANWTITQSSLDRAKAALGAYWYQAVPVIRVYDITTNENSRTSKAYVKDVEVKIDSGLWFVQIDQPARSYKLQLGFVTPQNKFFGLVYSHKLTPPMPEVCDKGGRIKRRLDNNYSATRSRRYTSRAENGNGVPSRLALPLSLDPSGESNGSRAKQAKKEFHVETELLIHGTSDPQAEVTLLGEKIPVSKEGRFALRLSLPNGRQVIPAVNTSSNKRRQQTIVLAIERNTKDLEPVQLDE is encoded by the coding sequence ATGTCCCCAGCGATTCTAAAGTCCCTTGAGAGTCAAACACGTCGCGATTTAGCGGCGACCGCCAAATCTCACGGAATTGCAGGCTGGCACGGTATGCGTAAGCAAGAACTGGTCAATGCCATTGCTAAAATCAAGATGGCGAAGTCCAAGCCCAAACGCAAAACCACCACTGCCAGCAATAAAAAATCTACCAGTTCCTCACCAACCCCTTCGTCTACTCCGAACCCGGCAGCTGTCCCTGCTTATCCCTCTCAGAATTCGACCACTCAAACTCCTTCCGAACAGCCGGCTCGGATCCAGAAGCTTCTCAAATCGAATAGTCAGAAGCCTCAGAGTGATCGAATGCTCCCCACTTCAGAATCAGTTGAGACAAAACTCACCGCACAGGTCAAAGACTCTCACTGGTTAATGGCGAACTGGACAATTACCCAATCCAGTCTGGATCGGGCCAAAGCAGCCCTGGGGGCCTACTGGTATCAGGCCGTTCCGGTGATTCGTGTCTACGACATCACAACCAACGAAAACAGCCGTACCAGCAAAGCCTATGTGAAAGATGTCGAAGTCAAAATTGATTCCGGTCTGTGGTTTGTGCAGATCGATCAACCGGCCCGCTCTTACAAGCTGCAACTGGGTTTTGTGACTCCGCAAAACAAGTTTTTCGGACTGGTCTACTCGCACAAACTCACACCTCCGATGCCGGAAGTCTGTGATAAAGGCGGACGCATCAAGCGTCGACTGGACAACAACTATTCCGCAACCCGTTCGCGGCGTTATACGTCCCGTGCGGAAAACGGAAATGGCGTTCCCTCACGACTCGCATTACCTTTAAGTCTGGATCCCAGCGGCGAATCAAACGGTTCCCGTGCCAAGCAGGCGAAAAAGGAATTCCATGTTGAAACGGAACTGTTGATTCACGGCACTTCCGATCCCCAGGCAGAAGTGACACTGCTCGGCGAAAAGATCCCGGTCAGCAAGGAAGGGCGTTTTGCCCTGCGGTTAAGCCTGCCCAACGGGCGTCAGGTGATCCCTGCAGTCAACACCTCATCCAATAAGCGACGTCAGCAGACAATCGTTCTGGCCATCGAACGGAATACCAAAGATCTGGAACCCGTTCAACTCGACGAATAA
- the atpD gene encoding F0F1 ATP synthase subunit beta — translation MATTEASTESSVGKITQIIGSTFDAEFPEHAMPEIYNALTVNENIKGVEIKVTGEVQQHLGGGRVRCVALGSTDGMVRGMNVHDTGAPVSVPVGKGTLGRVFNLLGDPVDGRGAVETDERWPIHRKAPALENLSAKTELFETGIKVVDLLTPFVRGGKAGLFGGAGLGKTVILTELIARIASAHGGYSVFAGVGERTREGNDLWLEMQETKIGQTERSVIEQTCMVFGQMNEPPGARLRVALSALTMAEWFRDTTGTDTLLFVDNIFRFSQAGSEVSALLGRMPSAVGYQPTLGTELGELQERITSTKNGAITSVQAVYVPADDPTDPAPATAFSHLDAFIYLERKISEKGIYPAIDPLASSSRILDPQYVGERHYRVAREVQQTLQRYRELQDIIAILGVDELSEEDKLIVHRARRIERFLSQPFLVAEVFTGKAGKITPLEDTIRSFEEICAGKWDHLPESAFMYVGAVEEAEEQAKRMAE, via the coding sequence ATGGCGACAACCGAAGCCAGTACAGAAAGTTCAGTTGGCAAAATCACTCAGATCATCGGTTCTACCTTTGATGCTGAGTTTCCCGAGCATGCGATGCCGGAAATCTACAACGCTTTGACTGTCAACGAAAACATCAAAGGTGTTGAGATCAAAGTAACCGGGGAAGTTCAGCAGCATCTGGGTGGCGGCCGTGTCCGCTGCGTGGCACTGGGCTCTACCGACGGCATGGTCCGCGGAATGAATGTGCATGACACCGGTGCTCCCGTTTCTGTTCCCGTTGGTAAGGGAACTCTGGGGCGTGTCTTCAACCTGCTCGGCGATCCCGTTGATGGTCGTGGTGCTGTTGAAACCGACGAACGCTGGCCGATCCACCGGAAAGCTCCTGCTCTGGAAAACCTGAGTGCTAAAACCGAGCTCTTTGAAACCGGGATCAAAGTGGTCGACCTGCTGACCCCGTTCGTGCGTGGCGGTAAAGCTGGTCTGTTCGGTGGTGCCGGTCTGGGTAAGACCGTGATTCTGACCGAGTTGATCGCCCGTATCGCGAGTGCCCACGGTGGTTACTCTGTATTTGCCGGTGTGGGTGAGCGGACCCGTGAAGGGAACGACCTCTGGCTGGAAATGCAGGAAACCAAAATCGGTCAGACCGAACGTTCCGTGATCGAACAGACCTGTATGGTCTTCGGTCAGATGAACGAACCGCCGGGAGCACGTCTGCGTGTCGCTCTGTCCGCTCTGACGATGGCTGAATGGTTCCGTGATACGACCGGTACCGATACCCTGCTCTTCGTGGACAATATCTTCCGGTTCTCACAGGCTGGTTCAGAGGTATCCGCTCTGCTGGGACGTATGCCTTCCGCCGTGGGTTACCAGCCAACACTGGGTACCGAGCTGGGTGAACTGCAGGAGCGAATCACTTCAACCAAGAATGGGGCGATCACCAGTGTGCAGGCTGTTTACGTGCCTGCTGACGACCCGACCGACCCTGCACCGGCAACTGCCTTCTCCCACCTGGACGCGTTCATTTACCTGGAACGAAAGATCTCCGAAAAAGGGATTTACCCGGCCATCGACCCGCTGGCTTCTTCCAGTCGTATTCTGGACCCACAGTATGTGGGTGAACGTCACTACCGCGTGGCTCGTGAAGTTCAGCAGACTCTGCAGCGTTATCGCGAACTGCAGGACATCATCGCGATTCTGGGTGTCGACGAGTTGAGTGAAGAAGACAAACTGATTGTGCATCGTGCCCGCCGTATTGAGCGGTTCCTGTCACAACCGTTCCTCGTGGCGGAAGTCTTCACTGGTAAAGCCGGTAAGATCACCCCGCTGGAAGATACCATTCGCAGCTTCGAAGAAATCTGTGCCGGTAAGTGGGACCACCTGCCGGAATCCGCCTTCATGTACGTGGGTGCGGTTGAAGAAGCAGAAGAGCAAGCCAAGAGAATGGCTGAGTAA
- the atpB gene encoding F0F1 ATP synthase subunit A, which produces MAAGHSDTFHHVRDFAHFDLPSGLKVHLPEFMGFQVTKFMLLQLIAVAFLFFVFRGLAKRAAGGQVVTGRWWNFWESIVIYIRDEVVRPTIGEGHHHDDDDHDHGHHHEQQVGHPADKYLPFVLSCFFYVLICNLLGAIPWLGSATGELNVTIALAFTTFCAVIMYGVRELGFFRFWMSLAPSMELPFLLKIILVPMIWVIELVGFLIKHAVLAIRLFANIMAGHTVIAVFLGFIALTADSSMWAVVMPSSIIAQVLVGLLELFVAFLQAYVFAFLATLFIGTAVHPH; this is translated from the coding sequence ATGGCCGCGGGTCACTCTGATACCTTCCATCATGTTCGCGATTTCGCTCATTTCGACCTTCCCTCCGGTTTGAAAGTTCATCTACCGGAATTCATGGGATTTCAGGTTACGAAATTCATGCTGCTTCAGCTGATCGCAGTCGCATTCCTGTTCTTTGTTTTCCGGGGACTGGCGAAACGGGCTGCAGGCGGTCAGGTCGTCACCGGACGCTGGTGGAACTTCTGGGAATCCATCGTAATCTACATTCGGGACGAAGTCGTCCGGCCAACAATTGGTGAAGGACATCACCACGATGATGACGATCATGATCATGGTCATCACCACGAACAACAGGTAGGACACCCTGCCGATAAATATCTGCCGTTCGTTCTCTCCTGCTTCTTCTACGTCCTGATCTGCAACCTGCTGGGTGCGATTCCCTGGCTGGGTTCCGCAACAGGCGAGTTGAACGTGACGATTGCACTGGCATTCACCACATTCTGTGCCGTCATCATGTACGGCGTCAGAGAACTGGGTTTCTTCCGCTTCTGGATGTCGCTGGCACCGTCGATGGAACTGCCTTTCCTACTTAAGATTATTCTGGTCCCCATGATCTGGGTGATCGAGCTGGTCGGCTTTCTGATTAAGCATGCTGTACTGGCCATTCGATTGTTTGCCAATATCATGGCAGGTCATACCGTGATTGCCGTCTTCCTCGGCTTCATCGCTTTGACTGCTGATTCAAGTATGTGGGCCGTAGTGATGCCATCCAGTATCATTGCCCAGGTCCTCGTTGGTCTGCTGGAACTGTTTGTTGCGTTCCTGCAGGCATATGTTTTTGCGTTTCTTGCAACTCTGTTTATCGGAACCGCAGTACATCCTCACTGA
- the atpH gene encoding ATP synthase F1 subunit delta: MNDQEQIKARIPSVMEDPGAISVAKVYAKAFLGSVPESDKDSAIEEFAEFLNVALNQYPQFGKMLTTRSLNKEESLQLIDRAIAPHASELFTNFLRVLGRHERLNLLQQIYTQINKLRDAEVGKKAVVVKSAFELSDPILDSIRQRLNDTLGFIPVLKTSIDQNVLGGLVIQVDDTVYDGSLRTRLKQLRGRLDNRSIHEIQSGRDRFSYPEGN, from the coding sequence GTGAACGATCAGGAACAAATCAAAGCTCGGATTCCAAGTGTGATGGAAGACCCTGGTGCCATTTCGGTGGCCAAGGTTTATGCCAAAGCGTTTCTTGGTTCAGTCCCCGAGTCCGATAAAGACTCCGCCATTGAGGAGTTTGCTGAATTTCTGAATGTTGCACTGAATCAGTATCCCCAGTTCGGGAAGATGCTCACCACGCGATCGCTGAATAAAGAGGAATCTTTACAGCTGATCGACCGGGCGATTGCCCCGCATGCCTCGGAACTTTTCACGAATTTCCTGCGTGTGCTGGGACGGCACGAGCGACTGAATCTGTTACAGCAGATCTACACACAGATCAACAAACTGCGTGATGCAGAAGTCGGTAAAAAGGCCGTTGTGGTCAAATCGGCTTTCGAACTTTCGGATCCTATTTTAGACAGCATCCGACAGCGTTTGAATGACACACTGGGCTTTATCCCGGTATTAAAGACATCCATAGACCAGAACGTCCTGGGCGGACTGGTTATTCAGGTTGATGACACAGTTTATGATGGTTCCCTGCGTACTCGGCTGAAACAGCTACGAGGACGTTTGGACAATAGGAGCATTCATGAAATTCAAAGCGGACGAGATCGCTTCAGTTATCCAGAAGGAAATTGA
- the atpA gene encoding F0F1 ATP synthase subunit alpha — protein sequence MKFKADEIASVIQKEIEDFRGEIETSEVGRVLEVGDGIARVYGLSSAMSGEMVEFSNGVRGQVFNLEENSVGIIIFGDYLSIAEGDEVRSTGALLSVPVSDNLLGRVIDPLGAPLDGKGPIVATESRPLEVAAPGVAARQPVKQPLATGIKAIDAMTPIGRGQRELIIGDRKTGKTAIAIDAILNQKGKDVICVYVGCGQRSASIAGVVAQLEEHGAMDYTVVVAASSSDPAPLQYIAPYAGAAIAEYYMYQGKHTLVVYDDLSKQAQAYRQLSLLMRRPPGREAYPGDVFYCHSRLLERSARLSDELGGGSMTALPIIETLEGEVSAYIPTNVISITDGQIYLEPDLFFAGIRPAINVGISVSRVGGNAQTKATKSVSGSLRLDLAAFRELEAFAQMGTELDKATQAQLDRGYRMVELLKQPQFKPMSMADQVVSLFAGTKGFFDKVPINQVQDAENEMLQFIHDQYPEITDKITETGQLEDETVEQLKTVLATFVEQYLRKNA from the coding sequence ATGAAATTCAAAGCGGACGAGATCGCTTCAGTTATCCAGAAGGAAATTGAAGACTTTCGCGGCGAAATCGAAACCAGCGAAGTGGGGCGTGTCCTTGAGGTGGGCGATGGTATTGCTCGCGTCTATGGACTGTCTTCTGCCATGTCTGGTGAAATGGTTGAGTTTTCCAATGGTGTACGCGGCCAGGTCTTCAACCTTGAAGAAAACTCGGTCGGTATCATTATTTTCGGTGATTACCTTTCGATTGCCGAAGGTGATGAAGTACGCAGCACAGGAGCCCTGCTCTCCGTGCCTGTCAGTGACAACCTGCTGGGACGCGTCATTGACCCACTGGGTGCCCCACTGGACGGAAAAGGCCCGATCGTGGCAACGGAATCCAGACCTCTGGAAGTTGCTGCACCCGGTGTTGCTGCCCGTCAGCCTGTGAAACAGCCTCTGGCTACAGGGATCAAGGCGATCGACGCCATGACTCCCATCGGACGTGGTCAGCGTGAGTTGATTATTGGTGACCGTAAGACCGGTAAAACCGCCATCGCCATCGATGCGATTCTGAACCAGAAGGGGAAGGACGTAATCTGCGTGTATGTCGGCTGTGGTCAGCGATCTGCCAGTATTGCCGGCGTTGTTGCTCAGCTTGAAGAACACGGTGCGATGGACTACACAGTGGTTGTCGCCGCGTCTTCCAGTGACCCTGCACCGCTGCAGTACATTGCTCCTTACGCTGGTGCCGCAATCGCAGAATACTACATGTATCAGGGTAAACACACTCTGGTCGTTTACGATGACTTGTCCAAGCAGGCACAGGCTTATCGCCAGCTGTCACTGTTGATGCGTCGTCCTCCCGGACGTGAAGCTTACCCGGGTGACGTATTCTACTGTCACAGCCGTCTGCTGGAACGATCCGCCCGTCTGAGTGATGAACTCGGTGGTGGTTCAATGACTGCTCTGCCAATTATTGAAACACTGGAAGGGGAAGTATCAGCCTACATTCCTACCAACGTGATTTCGATTACCGACGGTCAGATCTATCTGGAACCGGACCTGTTCTTCGCCGGGATTCGTCCCGCGATCAACGTGGGTATCAGTGTATCCCGCGTGGGTGGTAACGCTCAGACGAAAGCAACCAAGAGTGTTTCCGGTAGTCTGCGACTCGACCTGGCGGCCTTCCGTGAACTGGAAGCGTTTGCGCAGATGGGTACCGAACTTGATAAAGCAACCCAGGCGCAGCTCGACCGCGGTTATCGCATGGTTGAACTGCTGAAACAGCCTCAGTTCAAGCCGATGTCAATGGCCGACCAGGTTGTTAGTCTGTTTGCCGGAACCAAAGGTTTCTTCGACAAAGTGCCGATCAACCAGGTTCAGGACGCCGAAAACGAGATGCTGCAATTCATCCACGATCAGTATCCTGAGATCACCGACAAGATCACAGAAACCGGACAGCTGGAAGACGAAACCGTCGAACAGCTCAAAACGGTTCTCGCGACCTTTGTCGAGCAGTACCTGCGTAAGAACGCGTAG
- the atpF gene encoding F0F1 ATP synthase subunit B, producing the protein MLLVFGGVILGTALLGSDASLYAAEDAGHHAGPPLHWKTDLALWSFVVFVAFIVVLKSFAWGPLIQALDEREQRVVTAISDAESKQRESEELVKEHTRKIEAAQDEIQAMMVEARSDAERIKQDVLEQARQEAESIKAHAVDEIERARELALKDLFDQMNSRVIDATELVLGRALNESDRDRLVEEALAQISGSSN; encoded by the coding sequence ATGCTGCTGGTATTCGGCGGCGTGATTCTGGGTACTGCCCTGCTGGGCTCAGATGCATCCTTGTATGCAGCAGAAGACGCAGGTCACCATGCAGGCCCGCCCCTGCACTGGAAAACCGACCTGGCATTATGGTCATTCGTTGTGTTCGTGGCATTCATCGTTGTACTCAAGTCATTTGCCTGGGGACCACTTATCCAGGCTCTGGACGAACGGGAACAGCGGGTTGTCACGGCTATCAGCGATGCAGAATCAAAACAACGAGAGTCTGAAGAACTGGTTAAAGAGCATACCCGAAAGATTGAAGCAGCTCAGGACGAAATCCAGGCAATGATGGTCGAGGCCCGCTCCGATGCAGAGCGCATCAAGCAGGATGTACTCGAACAGGCACGCCAGGAAGCAGAGTCAATTAAAGCTCATGCTGTCGATGAAATCGAACGTGCCCGGGAACTGGCATTGAAAGATCTGTTCGATCAGATGAACTCCCGCGTAATCGATGCTACCGAGCTTGTACTGGGGCGTGCCCTCAACGAGTCCGATCGTGATCGGCTCGTTGAAGAAGCTCTGGCACAGATTTCCGGAAGTTCGAACTGA
- the atpE gene encoding ATP synthase F0 subunit C: MSLGAIGAGITIIGAALGIGKIGASAVEAIARQPEAGGKIQTAMIIAAALIEGATFFALIICLI; the protein is encoded by the coding sequence ATCTCTCTGGGTGCCATCGGTGCTGGTATCACCATTATTGGTGCTGCTCTGGGGATTGGCAAAATCGGTGCATCTGCTGTTGAAGCAATCGCCCGTCAGCCAGAAGCCGGTGGTAAGATTCAGACTGCAATGATTATTGCTGCAGCGTTGATCGAAGGTGCTACCTTCTTCGCGCTCATCATCTGTCTGATCTGA
- a CDS encoding F0F1 ATP synthase subunit epsilon, whose amino-acid sequence MAQEFRLLLVTPETTLLDQPIQSLRCTLYDGQIGILPGRMPMVGRLGYGELVFEATDGKEERYFVDGGFLQVKGSVISVLTEQAIPASKLNAADAEKMLEEALDRTAVGDEQCQARQRDQDRARAMLALAHQK is encoded by the coding sequence ATGGCTCAAGAATTTCGCCTGTTATTAGTCACACCGGAAACGACTCTGCTGGATCAACCCATCCAGAGCCTGCGTTGTACTCTGTATGACGGTCAAATCGGAATTCTCCCCGGTCGTATGCCCATGGTGGGACGCCTGGGTTATGGCGAACTGGTGTTTGAAGCCACTGACGGTAAAGAAGAACGTTACTTTGTCGATGGCGGCTTCCTGCAGGTCAAAGGCTCCGTAATCTCTGTTCTGACCGAACAGGCGATTCCGGCCAGCAAGCTGAATGCTGCCGATGCGGAAAAGATGCTCGAGGAAGCCCTCGATCGCACCGCAGTTGGCGATGAGCAGTGCCAGGCCCGTCAGCGGGATCAGGATCGTGCCCGGGCGATGCTCGCACTGGCCCATCAGAAATAA